A section of the Rubritalea squalenifaciens DSM 18772 genome encodes:
- a CDS encoding glycosyltransferase family 2 protein: MTSTTSTAKPLTVVIPAYNEEKTVAQVIEAVLQVDLVGEVIVVDDCSKDKTAEIVSKISESEPAVHLLRHEVNQGKGAALRTGFQGATLPYVIVQDADLEYDPNEFELVVTPLIEGKCDVCYGSRYLRDNPRRVLRFWHTMGNRFLTTLSNMATDLYVTDMETCYKAFKREVIQNIEVEENRFGFEPEITAKIARRRLRVMEVAISYYPRSFSEGKHIGWKDGVRAIYCIFKYGIWRRNKNVMVLDNNGQLSVAER; encoded by the coding sequence ATGACATCTACTACTAGCACTGCAAAACCCTTAACTGTTGTTATTCCAGCTTACAATGAGGAGAAGACTGTCGCCCAAGTCATTGAGGCAGTTCTCCAGGTCGATTTGGTAGGCGAGGTGATCGTTGTCGATGACTGCTCAAAGGACAAGACTGCAGAAATCGTTTCCAAAATTTCTGAAAGTGAGCCTGCGGTTCACCTTCTTCGTCACGAAGTCAATCAGGGCAAGGGAGCTGCTCTGCGGACAGGTTTCCAAGGCGCCACGTTACCCTATGTTATTGTGCAAGACGCTGACTTGGAATACGACCCCAATGAATTTGAGCTCGTTGTAACTCCTCTGATCGAAGGGAAATGTGATGTTTGCTATGGCTCCCGCTATCTCAGAGACAATCCAAGACGCGTCCTTAGGTTCTGGCATACGATGGGTAACCGCTTTTTAACCACGCTTTCCAATATGGCGACGGATCTCTATGTGACTGACATGGAGACCTGCTACAAAGCCTTCAAGCGCGAGGTGATCCAAAATATCGAAGTGGAGGAGAATCGATTTGGGTTTGAGCCTGAGATTACCGCAAAAATTGCACGTAGGAGACTGCGCGTCATGGAAGTGGCTATTTCTTACTACCCACGCTCATTCAGTGAGGGCAAGCACATCGGCTGGAAGGATGGCGTGAGAGCGATCTATTGCATCTTTAAATATGGCATCTGGAGACGAAACAAGAATGTCATGGTTCTCGATAATAACGGCCAACTCTCTGTAGCCGAACGCTAG
- a CDS encoding GtrA family protein: MASERKHSLSIVLPVLGEVPLQPRIIFQELKLKEGPLWAQFFKYAFCGVLSMIVLLLVVQGFRVFAPEYMSDDLPIEVKQVNVRWVLFAAFIPSNLFAYFTNRFFVFTPGKHDPWRELMIFTLVSAISFCGGEVGKMWMINAGYPNLVAVGAFAVSSALVNFIARKFLVFAR, encoded by the coding sequence ATGGCCAGTGAGCGTAAACATAGCCTCTCCATTGTTCTCCCCGTCTTAGGTGAGGTGCCGCTTCAGCCTAGAATCATTTTTCAAGAGCTTAAGCTCAAAGAGGGCCCTTTGTGGGCACAGTTCTTTAAGTATGCCTTCTGCGGCGTGCTGTCGATGATCGTCCTGCTGTTGGTGGTGCAAGGGTTTCGGGTGTTTGCGCCTGAGTACATGTCTGATGATCTGCCTATTGAGGTAAAGCAAGTTAATGTGAGATGGGTTTTATTTGCAGCATTTATCCCATCCAACTTATTTGCTTATTTTACCAACCGATTCTTTGTCTTCACTCCTGGCAAGCATGACCCATGGAGAGAGCTTATGATCTTCACTCTCGTCTCAGCCATCAGTTTTTGCGGTGGGGAAGTTGGTAAAATGTGGATGATCAATGCAGGGTACCCGAACCTTGTCGCCGTCGGAGCCTTTGCTGTGAGCTCCGCTCTGGTGAACTTTATTGCTCGAAAATTCTTGGTATTCGCCCGTTAG
- a CDS encoding bactofilin family protein gives MANATNVLASGIEITGSIKFSNDMIIDGKIEGEIASDKGKVTIGENAQIKGDIKAGEVKLYGKVEGTIQSDRCELKTNSKLEGDIKTKMLSMEEGASLSGRTEIGG, from the coding sequence ATGGCAAATGCAACCAACGTTCTGGCAAGCGGAATCGAGATCACTGGTTCCATCAAGTTCTCAAATGATATGATCATTGATGGTAAAATCGAAGGTGAAATCGCTTCTGATAAAGGTAAGGTTACCATTGGTGAGAATGCTCAGATCAAAGGTGATATCAAGGCTGGCGAAGTGAAGCTTTACGGGAAAGTCGAAGGCACCATCCAATCCGATCGCTGCGAACTCAAGACTAACTCCAAGCTTGAGGGCGACATCAAAACCAAGATGCTCAGCATGGAAGAGGGTGCATCACTTTCAGGCCGCACTGAGATCGGTGGCTAA